The sequence below is a genomic window from Corythoichthys intestinalis isolate RoL2023-P3 chromosome 12, ASM3026506v1, whole genome shotgun sequence.
CTGTCTTTGTCAATAAAACCCATATCAATGAATTTCCTAAAAACACACAGTATTAAAGAGCAGTGAATTTGGGCTGAGTTCTAAAATCAGGACGGACTTTTTACCTGACTGCCGTGATCTGATCCTCCACCTCGAATGTTCCGAGACGCTTGTAGATGGCGTGCATGATGTCATCGCCTTGGTAACCGCTTCCTCTCCCATCAAATCTGGCCACGATGATGCCGTAGGCGCTGGCCAGGAAGGTTCCCCAGTTCAACTTGAAACGATAATCCACCCTCTGACTACAGGGGCCGCCGTATCTGCAAGTAAAGAcgtttcatcaaaaaaaaaaaaatatatatatatatatatatacatactaggggtgtaacggtacacaaaaatctcggttcggtacgtaactCGGTTttaaggtcacggttcggttaattttcggtacagtaagaaaacaaaatgcaaaatataaatgtgctagttgtttattacacacttttgtgctttcaacaataggaacattagcctatacaaagctagaattctgctcaaaaagtagcgggtatttcaaGATAATCCaaaaacaatttgcctttcagaccctgcgtattggtcagctttctttctgaaaggaagaagaaaaaagaagtcctgtgctaaaaattacaggtgtttttagctcatttcaatttattttattcaaatgggctattatttattttattatgtgtttatattttacaaatgtgatgtagtattcatttatattgtatattttatgttgtataactttagttcctatgtgaatattagttcctacttgttttgttgtggtaggagggttttgtattgaagacggggccgtgttggttattattatagcagagaagacagcagtaaatcaacaaagacaagtcaactgtgccctgatctaccactcaagagatctggactcaaaaagtaggttacgattgcatattggtttgaaaatcgaccagatccaccgtatttttacacgagtgacttccggcccaatcctagctaccggtagtagtattgacgcaggagggcagcgtctcgcgtcaaataataaactctgccgttcttttcgcgtgcgtcgagccgcttctgggacgcatctaacacgcggccgcactgcgactggtgtgcattggctgattgactttaacgcccgcgtttcactgcgttctcacggcggccacgttgtcgcgccgttgacgtttctgggttatactgtcctaccgtgttggtcctcattatagtagagaagactgaggaaatataatctacacaaagatactgtaacccgatcgactcacagcctcctcgaaaggtaagggttatattacgtcagaaactcgttcggtatgcgtccgttccgaaccgagcaccacgtaccgaaacggttcaatactattaaatgtaccgttacacccttaatatatacACAACATATATATTCTTGGATGAAGATCTGAGCAGTTTTGCCCACTTACACATCAATAAGAAGAGGGTACTTTTTAGAAGATTTAAAATTAGGTGGTAACATCATTTCATACCAAAGATCTGTTGAGAAAAGCAAATGAGTCACTTTTATTCACTGAGTTAAACTGATCGCCCAATGAGGATCATCTTACCCAATCCGGCAATTTTTAAGGTGCCGTATTTCATTGTCGGCATCTGGAACTCCGTGAGAATGTTCTCGATTTTCTTGTTTTCTTCAAGAGTGGAGAGTGctacaaaaacaagaacaatgaGATGAGTTGTTTATATGACATGCAAGCTTTGTCAACAAATTAGTtgtgaatttagttgctatgaCAAAAAGTTGAAATCAGAGCACTCACACAGAAGTTGCAAATGAAAGGTTCTGCAACAATTCAATGAAATCCAACCCAAATTTCTAATTTTATGAAtgtatcaaaatgttttttatatcaAAATAATTTTGGTGTAATGTGTACTGTTCTACTTCATTGTATATTTTtagttaaattaattaattaatacaaGCAACTTATATGTAAATGTTATGTAAACATCAACATTTTTTGTTGCACATCTGAATGGATCAAACAATAAACTTTGGTCTGGTCGATGACGATGAGTATGTACGGATTATACGTACTTGCACCTGAGCCTCGGTTGTCAATGAGCGTGTAGAGAGGCAACCCCGGTCCTGATCCATAGACAACAAGTGAAAATTAGATTATAACTGGCATAAATCAACACTCTTGTTCACGCAGCACAAATAACACCAGAACATTGGAGCACAGGTGATTTGAGGAGTAACTGACCATAGCAGTCCATGCGATAGTACGAGGCGTCAGTGCTGAGGTAAGCTGAGTTGTACTGACACCTGTCCTGGTCAAAGTTGCAGGTGAGGCACTGACGACTGGAGGGTCCGCTTTTGATCGTCACCCTGATGCACAAGGAATGCGCAACTATTCAGGTGTGTAACAGAGCTCACGTaaggtcttttttttctttaaaccctTACTGTATACATTGGTACctagacatacgatcgcttcatcATACCATCTTTTCGACAACCGACGCAGaatttgacttgtcatttgtctcgacatatgacgacatgctcaaaatatgacgatttatgacagcatcacaatttcattgttttcccgcaagacggacacagggcagattttcttgtgagagaaatcaacatgggtctcaaagaaggttagtgcaggtggtgaaaaaaggaaaaaggtgacgcttacttgagaaaatgatagaaaaatatgagcatggtgtgctAGTCAATGAACTAGCTCGGCAATACGACcgggatacagtggtatgaaaaagtatctgaaccttttggaatttctcacatttctgcataaaatcaccatcaaatatgatctgatctgtgtaaaaatcacacagatgaaaaacagtgtctgctttaactaaaaccacccaaacacttATAGGCTTATAGGTATGACgatggtatgcaaacaatgacatagggggaaaaataagtaagtgagccatacagatttaatattttgtggctctcctattggcagtaataacttcaaccagacgcttcctgtagctgcagatcagtctgacacatcgatcaggactaaccaTGGCCCATTgttttgtacaaaactgctgtagttcattctgattcctggaatgtctggcatgaatcgctgtctttaggtcatgccacagcatctcaatggggttcaagtctggactttgacatgaccactccagaacgtgtattttgttcttctgaaaccattctgaagttgatttacttctgtgttttggatcattgccttgttgcagcatccatcctctttttagcttcaactgtgctTAGATGCTctaaggttttcctgcaaaacatcttgataaacGTTTtgattaattcttccattaatgattgcaagttgtccaggccctgaggcagcaaaacagactCAAATCctgatgcttcctccaccatgcttcacggtggggatgaggtgttgatgttggtgagctgttccatttttcctccacacttgacgttgtgtgttactcaacgacagccctaaaacatcactgctctagaggagatctgcatggaggaatgggccaaaaataccagcaacagtgtgtgaaaagcttattaagtgttacagaaaacgtttggcctccgttattgccaacaaagggtacataacaaagtattgagatgaacttttggtattgaccaaatacttattttccaccatgatttgcaaataaattctttcaaaatcaattaattcttccattaatgattgcaagttgtccaggccctgaggcagcaaaacagactCAAATCctgatgcttcctccaccatggttcacggtggggatgaggtattgatgttggtgagctgttccatttttcctccacacttgacgttgtgtgttactcccaaacaattaaactttggtttcatcagtccacaaaatattttgccaaaacttatgtggagtgtcaaagtgcctttttgcgaacattaaacgagcaacaatgtgttttttttagacagcagtagctTTCTTCGTggaatcctcccatgaacaccattcttggccatagttttacacatagttgatgtgtgcacagagatattggactgtgccactgatttctgtaagtctttagcagacactttagggttctttttttttacatctctgaatatactgcgctgaactcttggcgtcatctttggtgaatggccactccttgggagggaagcaacagtgccaaactatctccatttgtagacaacttctctgactgtcaattgatgaatatccagacttttagagatggttttgtatcatttcccagctttatagaaatcaacaatccttgatcgcaggtcttcagacagctcttttgacaaagccatgatgcatataagacaatgcttctcatcaagacatttcttaccagatgtgttttttatagtgagcagggcaactttgaaccactcatcagtgatttggcacacaccttaaaatgtttggtaaaaattagtttcaattaattgctctttactccttaggcagagggttcacttacttatttttcccccttttgtcattttttgcatgctatcctcattaaaatatgaaaacctattaatgtttgggtggtgttagttaaggcagacaccgtattttcatctgtatgattttgacaaagatcagatcacatttgatggggattttatgcagaaatgtgagaaattctaaaaggttcagatactttttcaaactaatattatTTGAAGTGTtttataatttgttttgtttagtgtaattgctatttgtaatcgtACTTGCAGTGTTTaaaaaggatttagcgtagttttttgggctgtggaactaattaatcgaattataatgtattcttatggggaaaatCCCGCCCGACATACGACCAGTTCAAATTACGAACCAGGTGCTGGAATGAATTCAATTCGTATGTAtatgtaccactgtattgaaTATGTGACGGAATTAACAGTTTTTAGAAAGTGTCATTCGTAggcatagggatgggaattgattctATTTTTGTGATTCCGATTTCATTATCGATagagcttaacgattcgattctttatcgattctaatttggggaaaaagaagagcaaacattttgattggcatcgagtttgtttaatcagaactcacaaccttacaaactcacatcgaggtcaaaagaggcccaaagcctcaatgttaactgtggcattatgtaactgtggcaaatacacaagaatgtgtaacattttactgattttttttttgtaatagaaataaatcctcctttttaaaatgatatatgaGCTGCTTTTTCAGGAAAGATATGTGATCTTTCTGGACTTATGGAGTCTTCAGCAGTGGAGAACACAGATGTTACGTGACGTAATTCGTGCTGGTTGGAATTGATAAGAGAATTGTTAGATAAAGTCCtaaacgattccatggaattgaaacacACTGATCCGGTTCTCTATaggaaccggttctcgattcccatccctatttgtAAAAGTCGTATCTATGTTTTGTATGTGAGACAACAAAGCAAACCACAAAAATCTTCTCATGTTTACtgttacttttctcaacaatcTAGCTAAGTAATCCAATAAAACATGTTCGCAAAAAGCTTTTATGAAAAGAAAAGGGTTTCgtacattttattttcattggAAGATTTCAAGATTTTGTTGAAAGCTTTATTGTAATCCATGACGGCAGTGAGATTTTGATGACAGGTATTCAAAATATGAGGTTTCACTTGGATGTGTAACTTAAAAAACACAAAGTCAAAAATAATCACTTACTTGTAAAGATTTCTCTTCACAGGCACCCCCTGGTGCTCATTGCTGACAAAATATCTATAGAAAAGAACAATGTTATCACCCTCTAAATAAATAATCCATAATTGACTTTTAAAGAGACTTACATGGCATCTTTTGTAAGTTTAGAAATGTAGATGACTTCCCACTTGCCCGAGGTAATAGGTGTTGCCGTGCCCTTTAAAATACACCTCAAATCAGTCAAATGAAATGCAAATCATTATACTGTTGTTTACagcgaggagcagaagtatttgcaccccttgtgatctgTCAATCACAAGAGTAAATTCCCCcaattagaaaataggtagagagcttgaaatttcaatcattggGGCATTTCCACTCATTGAGACAtaatctgagaaaaaaaaaatccaaaaatcacattttatgattttaaaaagtatttgtaatttactggggttcataagtacagtggggcaaataactatttagtcaacgactgattgtgcaagttctcccacttgaaaatagtagagaggcctgtaattttcaacattgattttaaagaatttatttgcaaatcatggtggaaaataaatatttggtcaataccaaaaattcatctcaatactttgttatgtaccctttgttggcaataacagaggccaaacgttttctgaaactcttcacaagcttttcacactctgttgctggtattttggcccattcctctatgcagatctcctctagagcagtgatgttctggggctgtagttgggcaacacggactttcaactccctccacagattttctatggtattgagatctggagagtggctaggccactccaggacattgaaatgcttcttacaaagccactccattgttgccctggctgtgtgtttgggataattgtcatgctgaaagacccagccacgtctcatcttcaatgaccttgctgatggaaggagattttcactcaaaatctctcgatacatggcctcattcattctttcctttagacagatcagtcgttctggtccctttgcagaaaaacagccccaaagcatgatgtttttacccccatgcttcacagtgggtatggtgttcttcgtatgcaattcagtattctttctcctccatacacgataacctgtgtttccaccaaaaagtcctattttggtttcatctgaccataacacattcttggccattgtggagtttggagtgtgactgactgagtttgtggacaggtgtcttttataccgataatgagttaaaacaggtgccattaatacaggtaacgagtggagcctcgttagacctcgttagaagcagttagacctctttgacagccagaaatcttgtttgtttgtaagcgaccaaatacttattttccactatgattagcaaacaaatcatttaaaaatcaaacaatgtgattttcagtttttttttcacattctgtctctcattggttgaggtttacccatgttgacaattacaggcctctctaatattttcaagggggagaacttgcacaattagtggttgactaaatatttatttgcctcactgtatttgtacccctgaaaatcagcaataattatgacactcaaagtgttgtcagtctacctttaaaaaagtccacctttaccccatgaataaccacccacccaccacctgtttgagctcattattgtcacTTGTCCACCCCACAGTCATAATCCACCTGCTTCCTTCGACAAGatcagagagctttcgaaagacaccagagaaaaattgatgagctccacaaagctggaaaaggcaatgggacaattggaaagcagcttggtgagaataaatcaacagttgtagCAATTGTTAGCAAATGGAAAAgattaaacatgactgataaaatCTCTTCTCGTAGGGCattactcatgatgagaaaagtgagggctcagcctagaactacacggaaagaggtggtcaatgacctgaagagagctggatgcagagtttcaaaggctactgtctgtagaacactacggtgcaatggtttaaaatcatgcactgCTCACaaagttcccctgttgaagccagtacatgtgaaggcctgtctgaactttgccagggaccatctgaatgatgcggcGGGGTGAAAgttatgtggtcagatgagaccaaagtagaactttataGTGCAAACTTgactcgtcgtgtgtggaggaaatggAGGAatacccaagaacaccatccccactgtgaaataTGGGGGTTGAAACCTCATCCTTTGTGCCTGTTTTCGGCAAACGGggcaggacgactgtactgaataaagcagaggatgaatggtgaaatgtatcgtcagatttggAGCCACAACCTCTTTCCCTcaatcagagacttgaagatgagtcgtgcctggatcttccaacatgtcaATGAtcggaagcacacagccaagctgaccaaggagtggctgcgtaaaaagcatatcaaagttctggagtggcctagctagtctccagacctcaatccaatagaaaatctttggatggcgctgaaattttgtgttttgtttcaacgacagccccgaaacctgacagacctagagaggatttttgtggtggaatgggccaaaatccctcttCCCATatatgaaaacctggtgaagaactacagaaagcgtgtggcctctgtaattgcaaacaaagccttctgcactaaatattagcgctgattttctcaggggtacaaacacTTATGAACCccggtaaattacaaataaatcatttttaaaaatcatacaatgtgatttttagttttttacttgcagattatgtctctataagtggaaataaatctatgattgaaatttcatacCTCTAtccattttctaagtgggtgaacctgCAAAATATTTCTGCTCATCGCTGTATATTGAGCTGTCAAAGTCATAAAGTGATGCTTAATCTGCAATGCAATCTCAATCTaaattgacagccctacattttgtATGATACATTGCAATTTTTTAGTGTAGAATGCATGACATAGTAACCATTGATGCAGCTTACGTTTTTGATGTGATGAATATGTTTGTAGCCACTGGTGTCGCTTAGCACTTTGTAGAAACTTATTTTATCTTCAGAAAAGAAAAGAGGCAATGGCACATACTGCAGGTAAAAGAAAAGGTTAAGTTCTGTTTCACAAAGATGACAGTTATGCTAATAATAAGACTTACATGGCCAACCCAACCTGTCCTGCTGCTTTGCTCGAATTTCTACACAGAATGGAGACAACGACTGTATTCAATCAGCGCGCGAGCATGTTGAAATCACGTCATCGATGAAGAGAGAGCGACCTGTTTTTCCCGCCAGCTGCTTCCGTCAAAGTCGTAAATCTGCACCAGCACGTAATTCTGCTTTCTGGTGAGCCATTGCACCGCGACGCGCTCATCTGTGACCCAGGTGACGGAACTCAGAAGGTAATCGCTGAACACAAAAGCGACAAGGAGTGAAACGTGGCAAAAATACCGTCCCCTCAACCGTGGTGTTGAAAAATACAGACCCAGATGCAATGGAAGCAGGGGGGAACACTTGATCGCGGTGGGATGGATTCGTAGTAtcgaccacaaacagtttgaccTTGGTCAGAGGTGATCCTGCCTGCGTGAAATTAATCATTAGAAGTTGTGGTCTTATGACAGGAAATTGCAGACCTAAAAAGAAAATTGGATAACTCCAGTTTTGAAAAGGAGTTTTAGTGCAAAACACACATCTCAATGGCTAAAACCGCAAAAGGAATGTGCATGGGAAACTGAGCTGAATTTAGGTCAACCATAATTATAAGCAGCAATCTCCCTCGCCCCAAAAAATTGTGATATATTATCGTGTCGTCACATTTATTTCTGTTTGTATTTCAGTTCTGTAGCTCTCGACATTTATATCCAATTTGTTTGTTGAGTGCAAGTTCTACTTTAGAATATTGTCATTGGAATGCATTAAATCCAACCTTTGGGTATGGAATAGCAACGGTTTGAGGGTACTGCTCCTTTCCATATGTGGGGAACT
It includes:
- the fap gene encoding dipeptidyl peptidase 4, whose protein sequence is MGCSKVLWVLLGAAAIITLITVTAVYFSKSEARKRPFTLEDYFNDTIRWRSYNLYWISDNEYLHKTRDGSVFLHNVETSEESLYLSNSTFDQVEATDYLLSGDRKYVAFESNYTKQWRHSYTASYTIYDRSNLMFVTNGSLPAEVQYFIWAPVGHKYAYVSDYNVFLKDDITAGAIQVTHNGKKNEILNGVPDWVYEEEVFASNGALWWSSTGRYLAYAEYNDTQVHKVEFPTYGKEQYPQTVAIPYPKAGSPLTKVKLFVVDTTNPSHRDQVFPPASIASGDYLLSSVTWVTDERVAVQWLTRKQNYVLVQIYDFDGSSWREKQKFEQSSRTGWVGHYVPLPLFFSEDKISFYKVLSDTSGYKHIHHIKNGTATPITSGKWEVIYISKLTKDAIYFVSNEHQGVPVKRNLYKVTIKSGPSSRQCLTCNFDQDRCQYNSAYLSTDASYYRMDCYGPGLPLYTLIDNRGSGATLSTLEENKKIENILTEFQMPTMKYGTLKIAGLDLWYEMMLPPNFKSSKKYPLLIDVYGGPCSQRVDYRFKLNWGTFLASAYGIIVARFDGRGSGYQGDDIMHAIYKRLGTFEVEDQITAVRKFIDMGFIDKDRIAIWGWSYGGYVTSMALGAGTGLFKCGIAVAPVAEWKYYDAVYTERYMGTPAENSDAYKNSTVTARAKNFKGINYLLVHGTADDNVHFQHAAQISKALVEEQVDFEAMWYTDKDHSLTGSAYHHTYTLMSHFLQKCLVNSK